From the Leptospira sp. WS60.C2 genome, one window contains:
- a CDS encoding ATP-dependent helicase, producing MELVGLNSEQKLAVETVDGPLLILAGAGSGKTRVITYRIANLILNHKVYPNQILAVTFTNKAAEEMRSRCRSLLPEGTYEPFVRTFHSLCLYLLRREGKVLGLGSNFTVYDSDMQESLIKEILKSKELDTKEFRPSSLANQFSQAKDSFLTAEEFAKKKAEDAYTKTISSVFLEYEKRKSLRNALDFGDLILKTVILFRDFPIILEKYQRLWKYIMVDEYQDTNKIQYHLVQSLSSFHKNLCVVGDDDQSIYSWRGADISNILNFKKDYPDAVVVKLEENYRSTKTIIESAAVLISHNKQRTNKTLRTENPLGDKIRLTSYQNEIEEAEGIIQKIQAGARKGQKYSNFAIFYRTNSQSRYFEEALRKRAIPYKIFGGFRFFDRKEVKDLIAYLSVVVNPVDSTSLLRIINSPPRGIGDTTVNRLLTYSVREGYSLFECLGKPVPEIKKGTMQKLSSLSRMFESAMEDLPKKTPSEIAYDVLEHSGYREFLENEGTEDSFSRLSNLNEFVNALKEYEESNPEATLESYLSDISLITSEENTKDLPDYVILMTVHNAKGLEFHHVFMAGMEEGTFPHFLSIDSPLGIEEERRLAYVAITRARKQLEISYSRFTRKFGEVEARLPSQFLEELPKEYLEGEVTENRYGVRRPEVTPRAERFQKSEEKFETVLARAGDGEFQIGTRVRHKVYGEGRILSISGTGDNRKVEVRFGAHLDKKFLLAYTPLEIIS from the coding sequence GTGGAGTTAGTTGGTCTTAATTCTGAACAAAAACTTGCTGTAGAAACGGTTGATGGTCCACTCCTGATTTTAGCAGGAGCGGGTTCAGGTAAAACAAGAGTCATCACGTATCGGATCGCAAATTTAATTCTAAATCATAAAGTTTATCCAAATCAAATATTGGCCGTAACCTTTACCAATAAAGCTGCGGAGGAAATGCGTTCTCGGTGTCGTAGTCTTTTGCCCGAAGGAACCTACGAGCCATTTGTTAGAACATTCCACTCTTTGTGCTTGTATCTATTGAGAAGAGAAGGGAAAGTTTTAGGGCTAGGAAGTAATTTCACTGTTTATGATAGTGATATGCAAGAGTCCCTGATAAAAGAGATTCTCAAATCAAAGGAATTGGACACAAAGGAATTTCGTCCTTCAAGCCTTGCCAATCAGTTCTCCCAAGCAAAAGATTCTTTTTTAACAGCAGAAGAATTTGCAAAAAAAAAGGCAGAGGATGCTTATACCAAAACCATCTCTTCCGTTTTTTTGGAGTATGAGAAACGTAAGAGTTTAAGAAATGCATTAGACTTTGGCGATTTGATTTTAAAAACAGTGATTTTGTTTCGTGATTTTCCAATCATTCTGGAAAAGTACCAAAGGTTATGGAAATATATCATGGTAGACGAATACCAAGATACGAATAAAATCCAATACCATCTAGTGCAATCACTCTCATCTTTTCATAAGAATTTGTGCGTAGTTGGGGATGATGATCAATCAATTTATTCCTGGCGCGGTGCCGATATTTCAAACATTCTGAATTTTAAAAAAGATTATCCAGATGCCGTTGTTGTAAAACTGGAGGAGAATTATCGTTCTACGAAGACCATTATTGAATCGGCTGCTGTATTAATTTCGCATAACAAACAAAGAACTAACAAAACCTTACGCACTGAAAATCCTTTAGGTGATAAAATTAGGCTAACTTCCTATCAAAATGAAATTGAAGAGGCAGAAGGGATCATTCAAAAAATCCAAGCAGGTGCCAGGAAAGGGCAAAAGTATTCTAACTTTGCGATTTTTTATAGAACAAACTCTCAGTCCCGATACTTTGAAGAGGCACTACGCAAACGGGCGATCCCTTATAAAATTTTTGGTGGGTTTCGTTTTTTTGACCGCAAAGAAGTAAAAGATCTGATTGCTTATCTATCTGTTGTTGTGAATCCCGTCGATTCTACTTCCCTTCTTCGGATCATCAATTCCCCACCAAGGGGCATTGGCGATACAACCGTCAATCGCCTGTTAACCTATTCTGTAAGAGAGGGTTACTCCTTATTCGAATGTTTGGGAAAACCAGTCCCAGAGATCAAAAAGGGAACCATGCAAAAGTTATCTTCATTGTCGCGGATGTTTGAATCGGCAATGGAAGACCTACCCAAGAAAACACCTTCCGAAATCGCATATGATGTTTTAGAGCATTCAGGGTATCGTGAGTTTTTAGAGAATGAAGGTACAGAAGATTCCTTTTCCCGTTTGTCGAACTTAAACGAATTTGTAAATGCGCTAAAAGAATATGAAGAGTCAAACCCTGAAGCTACTCTGGAATCGTATTTGAGTGATATATCCCTTATCACAAGTGAGGAAAACACAAAAGACCTTCCTGATTATGTAATCTTAATGACGGTTCATAATGCCAAGGGATTAGAATTTCATCATGTTTTTATGGCAGGAATGGAAGAGGGAACCTTCCCACATTTTTTATCGATTGATTCGCCTCTGGGCATTGAAGAGGAAAGACGTTTGGCTTACGTTGCGATCACAAGAGCCAGAAAACAATTAGAGATCAGTTATTCACGGTTTACTCGAAAATTTGGAGAGGTAGAAGCAAGGCTTCCCTCCCAATTTTTAGAAGAATTACCAAAAGAATATTTAGAAGGGGAAGTGACGGAGAACCGATACGGTGTTCGTAGGCCTGAAGTCACACCAAGAGCAGAACGATTCCAAAAATCGGAAGAAAAGTTTGAGACGGTACTTGCTAGGGCAGGAGATGGC